GGTGCAGGAAGTCCTGCGCCGAGTCCTCGCGGTCGAGGAGGGCGTCGTCCAGGTGACCGTGCACGGCGGCGTGGTCCGGCTGACCGGGCAGATGGACCGCAAGTCCTCGGCGGACATCGCCGGCCGACTCGCCGCACAGGTCAGCGGCGTCGTCGAAGTGACCAACGAGCTCGGCTTCGACTTCGACGACAGTCAGCTCGCCGACCGGTGGTCCGGACGGACCACCTTCACCGGCATCGCCTGAAGGCAGCGGGCACGGAGAGGAGCATCCGGCGACGCGCCCCTCTCTGTGCCCCTCGGGCAACCTGAGAGGCGATCATGAAGGCGATCTACATTGCAGGACGTGAGCCCGACGGTGGGCCGGGACGGTTGGCGACCCGGCCGGTCACCGAGGTGATGAGCAGCCCGGTCTTCTCCGTAGACGTCGACATTCTGCTCGGCGACGCGCTGGAGGCGTTGGTCCGCACCGGGCGCCGTCACCTTGTGGCGGTCGACGGGGCCGGGCGGTGCCTGGGCGTGCTCGCCGACCGGGCGGTGGCCGCGGCGTGGGCGCATGACCACGCGGCGCTGTCTCGGCTTACCGTCGCGGCTGCGCTGGATCCGGACCCCGCCACGGTGAGCACCGACGCGCGGGTGATTGACGCCGCACGGTTGATGCGGGCGGGCGGCATCGACGCCGTCGCGATTGTCGACGCGGACGGCCGTCCGGTGGGCATCGTCACCGGAAGCGATCTGATCGCCCTGCTTGCCCGGTAAGGCGCACGTCCATGTCCCTCGGCGAGCCTGAACACCGCGGCGGGCCTGGGCCTTGACAGCGGCGTCGTCGCGTCGCGTTGAACTGGATCCTCCTGGAAACCCGGCCGCCACCATCGCCCGCTTGAGGCGTCCGGTCCGCTGGCCCGCCGAACAGCCAGCGCGTGGAGGAGGGGCAGCCGCGATCGGGCCGCTCCTCCTCAGCGATGGTTGCGGTTAGACCGGCAGCGCCGGCTCTGCCGTAGCATGCGGCACCGGCACGGGCACGGGGATGACGACGACCGGGCAGCACGCCTTGCTTACGCATTCCTCGCTCACCGACCCGAGGACGGTGTGCCGGATCCGGCTGTGACCGTGGCTGCCGAGAACGAGCAGTTCGGCGCTGCGAGCGGCACGCGTCAGCACGTCGGCGGCTCTGCCCTCCACGACCTCAGCAGCGACAGGCGACGACGAGCCTCGACGGGCCGTGAGTGCCTGGATCTCGCGATCGAGGATCGCGCGGGCCCGCTCCTCCTCGTCGGTCGGATTGCCGGCAGTCATCGGGCCGGACTCGATCCCGTCCCACCGCCAGGCGACTACCGCCTGCACCGCGCCACCGCGAGTCGCCGCTTCACGGGCCGCCCAGTCGAGGGCACGCCGCCCGCCATCGGAGCCGTCCACGCCGACGACGATCAGATAGTTGCTGGTCATCTGCCTCACTCCCTCCATGTCCTCGACCTCATCACACACCCGTCGTCGGCGGTGAGGTAGACGCGAAGGGCCCGGCGCGGCCGGGCCCTTCGACCTGTCATGCGGTGTGGTCAGGGCGTTGTTTCGGCCTCCGCCCGCAGCCAGCGCCACTCGGTGACCTGCGGCGGCTGCCGTACTAGAGTTGTGCGAGCTTCAGGCTCGTGCCGATCGTTATCGGCGGTGGGGTAATGGTTCGTGTTGCCCCTCGGACACAAACCATTACCCCACGGTGCGCGCTGAGATCCACTTCGGCGCGCACCGTTTGCGTTTCGGGTTGGTAATTCAGCCGGAGACCGAGTTGCCGGTAGACCTCGGCCTTGTCGGCCGGGTCGGCGTCGCGGAGCACGGTGGTGATGTCGCCGAGCGCGGTCACCAGGGCCGTGATTTCTGCTCGGCTCATCCGGCGCGGGGTGGTGCCCGCGATCGTGCGTAGATCTGCTTCCGCACGGGCGCGTTCGGCCTGGGTCTGCGCGATCCAACCGGTGACCACCGCTGGGTCGGCGCCAGCGTCGAGGGCGGCGCGGTAGCGCTCCAACTTGGCGTCGCACTCGATGATGATCGTCTGGGCTGCTGTGCCCGTTGCGGCCGGCTGATCTAGGGGTTGGGCGTCGGCCATCGCGGTGATCGTTTGTTCGATGCGGTGGGGCGCGAAGGCGGAGGCCAGCCAGGTGTCGAGCGGGTCGGTGAGAGCGTCCTCGCGCAGGTACACGTTGCGGGGGTGGGGTGGGCTACCTGGTTGGCGAGGGCGTATTCCTGGGGGAAGCGGCAGCGGTAGTAGGCGTCGCCGTGGTTGTACTGGCCCTGCATCCGTCGGTCGCAGGCGGCGCAGTAGATCAGTCCGCGGAAGACGTACGGGTTGCGGGTGCGCTGCCGGACGTGTTGTCTGCTGGCTCCTCGTCCGCGCCCGCGCAGGATGGCTTGGGCCTGCTCGAAGGTCGCGTCGTCGATGAGTGGTTCGTGGGTGATCTCCTTGGAGACCACCCACTTGTCGCGGGGGTTCCAGCGCATGACGCCGGTGTGGCCCATTGCCACGTCGTCGACGTCGAGCAGCACCTCGTCGGTGCGTTGCTTGGTCCAGACCTGACGGCCGGTGTAGCGGGGGTTGGTGAGGATGACGCGGACGGCGCTCTTGGACCAGGCGATGCCGCTGCGGTGCCGGTTGCGGACGCGGTCATGGGCTGATGGGCAGGGCACGTGATTGGCGCTGAGTCCCTCGGCGATGGCGAACAGGCCGATACCGGCGAGGAACTCGGTGAAGATCTGCCGGACGATCGGCGCGGTCTGCTCGTCAGGAATGAGGCCCTTGAGGCGCTTGCCGTCGGCGGCCTTAGCGGGGTTGGGATGCGGTCCGAGATCGCGGAGTGTGTAGCCGTAGGGCGGGCGGCCGTCTAACGACCTCGTGCACGGTTGCCGGGAGGGCCAGTGACCTCATCGGCGGTGGGGTGCGGCTGGTAGGGCCTTGAGCGGTTTGGTGGCGTTCTCGGTGCGGTCGGTGTGTTGGTGGTCCGATAGCAGGCCGGCGATGGCTCGGATGGTGGCGTCGAAGTGTTCGCGTCGGCCGTGGTAGCGGGCCAGGATTCGCCAGTTCTTCAGGTGTCCGATGACATGCTCGACGCGGATCCGTTGCGACGAGTGCCTTTTGCGGGCGGCGTCGTGCGCGGCGATGACGCTCGGTGGCAGTGACTTTTGGTGTTTGCGCGGTTTGGGCTTCGGTGTGATGACCACGCCGGCGGTGTCGGCGCCCAGTCCTTGATAGCCGGCGTCGGCGAGGACCTGGACCTTGAGGGGCGCGTGGAGCAGGAGGTCGACAAGGCCGGCGGTCCGCGCCTGGGTGAGGTCGTGCATCGAGCCTGGCCGAGTCTCGCCGCAGAACAACAGCCGACCAGCCGGATCGCAGATCACCAGCGCTTTCATCGTGTTCAGCCGGGCCTTGCCAGATACGAACCGGTCCCTACCCGCCCGCCCCTCGACCGGCCGGCGGACCCGCACCTCGGTGGCGTCCATCAACGCCCGCGGGTGCTGGCCCAGGTACCCGACCACGTCGGCGAGAGTGCGCAGCCGGACGCCGTCATGCACCCGGCAACCCCTCTCGGCCAGCAGCGGCCGCACCTCGGCGATGCTGCGGGAGACCGTCGAACGGTGCACCCCGAACCAGGCTGCTACCACGTCATGGGTCAACCCGTGCCGTAGGTGCACCAGCGTGGCCAGCAACCGGTCGGCGAACCCGAATCGGTGCTTCGCACCCGCGCCGACGCGGCGGCGACGCGTGCGCGTCGCGAGCCGATCACGGTGGCGGGCCTGCCACCGCGGTCCCAGCTCCGCGATGAGGCCCGCTATCACCTGCCGGGACAGACCCGTCATCCGAGGATTCATCATGATCGCAGCGCCAACCATGATGCCAAACGATCATCGATCCTCGCGGACTCGCAACGGTGCACGAGGTCGTAAGGGACGTCTCGTAACTGGGTGAAGGCGTTGCCCGGCGTGGGCTCGGCGGTCAGCTGGCGAGGATGATGTTGTGGAGGTTGGCGATGCCGGAAGCGGCGTCGGCCAATGTGTGGGCGGCGCGGCGGTAGTCGCGCAGGATCTTGAAGCACTTCATCCTGGCCAGGGCGTGTTCGACCCCTGCGCGGACGGTCCGGTGTTCGACGTTGAGGGCTTCTTTCCAGTCCAGCAGAGCGCTGCCGTCTGAGGGCTTGCGGTACGGCATGATCACCTCGGGGTTGCCGCGGTAGCCGCCGTCGGCCATCACCGGCCTCTCGTTCAGCTTCTGGTCGATGCCGCTGGTGCGGTAGACGATGGTGTCGTTGCGGTTGCCGGGCTGCGGGTCTCCGACGGCGATGACCAGGCGGGTGCTGGCGTCGATGGCGACCTGCAGGTTCGTTGAAACCGGTAGTTCTTGCTCCGGCGGCCAGGCGGTGATCGCGGGTGGGGATCAGAGTTCCGTCGACGATCGCGATCTGCTCGACCGGCCGCTTACGCACCGGCGACAAGGCCAGCAGCGGGCCGAGGGTGTCGATGACCCGGTGCGCGGCGGAGTGCGACACCCCGAACAGCGGGCCGATCTGGCGCATGGTCAGGTTGGTGCGCCAGTAGGTGGCCACCAGCAGCACCCGGTCGGCGAGATCCAGGGCCCACTGCCGGCCAGGCCGGCCGTCGGCGACGCCCTCACCGCCACGCTCGGCGACCAGCCGGACCAGCTTGCGGAACTGGGCGGGCTGCAGCCCGGTGAACGGAAAGATCCAGTCAGGGTTGGCTGCGGTGATCACCTGCACCCAGGGATCCTGACCGATCGTCCTGACTAGACAGACAGCGGGGTTACGAGACGTCCCTTAGAAGGACGAGCAGGCGCTGTGGGATGTGACAGCGGAGAGACGGTTACGGCGAGCGTTCGCCGGTCCAGGGGCCTCTGTGTTCCCGCCAGCGCCCTCGGACCCACGGGTGTCGACGCTCGTGAGTGTCGGCGGCGGGTAGCTGATTAGCCGGAGGTCGGCAGCGAGTCGAACCGCACGCCGGTGGCCTGTTCGGACAGTTCCCACAGTCGGCGGCCGTTGTCCGGGTCGATGGCGGCTTCGGACAGCCGTCCCGGTGCGGGGTGGCCGCGCAGTTCGCCCGGCCCGTCGGGGGCGATGAGTAGGCCCGGTTGGGCGGTGGGATCGGTGGCGGCGAACAGTTGCGGCCAGGCACCGCGCTCGACGGGTTGGGCGAGCAGGGGGTTGCCGATCCGGCCGAGCAGGAGCCGCCAGAGCGGGGTCGTCGCGCTGGTCTGCAGGTTGGTGGCGGTGTAGCCCGGGTGGGCGAGGTAGCTCCGCACCGGGCTGGCCGCCGCGCTGAGCCGCCGGTGCAGCTCGAGGCCGAAGATCGCGTTGGCCAGCTTGGACGTGTTGTAGAAGCGCATCGGGGAGTAGCCGTGCGCGCCGGTCGGGTCGGTGGAGGGCAATTT
Above is a window of Micromonospora coriariae DNA encoding:
- a CDS encoding CBS domain-containing protein; its protein translation is MSSPVFSVDVDILLGDALEALVRTGRRHLVAVDGAGRCLGVLADRAVAAAWAHDHAALSRLTVAAALDPDPATVSTDARVIDAARLMRAGGIDAVAIVDADGRPVGIVTGSDLIALLAR
- a CDS encoding universal stress protein, with translation MTSNYLIVVGVDGSDGGRRALDWAAREAATRGGAVQAVVAWRWDGIESGPMTAGNPTDEEERARAILDREIQALTARRGSSSPVAAEVVEGRAADVLTRAARSAELLVLGSHGHSRIRHTVLGSVSEECVSKACCPVVVIPVPVPVPHATAEPALPV
- a CDS encoding recombinase family protein, producing MPDEQTAPIVRQIFTEFLAGIGLFAIAEGLSANHVPCPSAHDRVRNRHRSGIAWSKSAVRVILTNPRYTGRQVWTKQRTDEVLLDVDDVAMGHTGVMRWNPRDKWVVSKEITHEPLIDDATFEQAQAILRGRGRGASRQHVRQRTRNPYVFRGLIYCAACDRRMQGQYNHGDAYYRCRFPQEYALANQVAHPTPATCTCARTLSPTRSTPGWPPPSRPTASNKRSPRWPTPNP
- a CDS encoding transposase, with protein sequence MTGLSRQVIAGLIAELGPRWQARHRDRLATRTRRRRVGAGAKHRFGFADRLLATLVHLRHGLTHDVVAAWFGVHRSTVSRSIAEVRPLLAERGCRVHDGVRLRTLADVVGYLGQHPRALMDATEVRVRRPVEGRAGRDRFVSGKARLNTMKALVICDPAGRLLFCGETRPGSMHDLTQARTAGLVDLLLHAPLKVQVLADAGYQGLGADTAGVVITPKPKPRKHQKSLPPSVIAAHDAARKRHSSQRIRVEHVIGHLKNWRILARYHGRREHFDATIRAIAGLLSDHQHTDRTENATKPLKALPAAPHRR